The DNA sequence aagacACAATATGATCCAATTGATTATAAAAGCATCAGTTAAGTTGACTTTTGGGTGGCTGAAGAGGTTGTAGAGAAAGAGCATGATCTTCCTAGTAATGTGGATTACTTATTGCGTGAGTATAGTATATTTAGTTTCTAATGATTTATTAGAATGTTGTTACTTTATAATATAATGATAACATGTGTATTTTATTAGGTGAAATTGATGCTGATTTATATCAAAGTGGCAGTGATGGTAGTGGTCTTTATGCTGCATCTCTTGATTCTTCTACTCAACAGGGTGGGAATGAAAGTGAAGATCATCCCACTAAAGCAGATTTACAACAAGTTCTTGcggattttgatgattgataaaCCATGATGTTGGGATTTAATATTTAGATATGATTTTATTACTATTTAACTTTTGAGTTTGGATTTTGATAAGATCATATGTATTTGGTTGATGATATTTTATGtagtgttttaaattttgaaaatattttaatatttatattagactataattatattttaggatgtgtatttataatttatttattattctattttaaaacGATTTTTTCGGTTAAACTATCGATTGGACCGGTTAGACTAATAAACCAGTTACTAGAGCAGTTTGATGACCAGTCCGATTTTCTGAACCTTGGTAAGAACCTAATCGAAACATTATATGCATTGTAAGAATCGGATTGAACCGGTTAATTCAAccaaaaaattgataaattaatAGTTTGGCCTTCGGTTGACAGTTTGGAtaaaaaaatgtaattaaaCCGTTAAAAACCAAATAGTTCGTCGCAAACCGACCAAAATTAGCCAGTTCATTGCAAATCTGTGAACCGACCATTCCTACAGTACTCCAATGTTCCGCAAGTCTTCGATGCTCCAGCGCCTAGAGGTTCAAACTCATATTCTCTTGCTGCATTCCATCAAGCATGCCGTGAGAttattttgttcatttattACTTTATATGCTagctattatatatattatatatattatatacatacacaattaaattattttatatttatttaatttaattgtaGTTTTATATccactttttttaatttataattttttaatatttatacaattattaaaataagtattaaatattttaatatttatatttatctattaaaatgtcagtgaagatatttattttaaattttttaatgtattgaGTCAAGTAGTAAATCTTTAAAGATTTTGACTTAGGACTAATTAATAGAAATATATAAACATCATCATtaaattttatatgataaattgataaaaagatataaagtgtttattttttactatcataaaaaactaaattgatactttatttttttaagaactaattaattcgaaataaaaaattttaaagactaaattgtcaatttatttaataatttattattttatattttttatttatgtaaaattaattttatcagtttaattaataatttatcaaTTAAACATCAATAATTTAATCAGTTCGATGAccgatttgattttaaaaaccGCGTTCGAGgttcctctcttttcttatcATTCACATTATCTTCTGGGGTGCTCTCCTCTTTTCTCAAATTGCGTTATCATTCCTCCCAATTTTTTAAGGGAGATTCTATGATGCTAATGATGGTTATAAGCATCACATGCTTACATGTGGTGTCATGCCAAGATACTTACACGTGGAGCCAAGGATAAATGTGAGTATGAAACTACGAGATATGTGAAGTGATTCTATTGTTTCCATTTTGATTGATttgtagaaaataaataaatagaagataATCACTAATTTATAGATGATTAGGTAATGGACCAACTCTCCTTCATGTGGTGGGTTGTTTGAtattggttaaaagtaaatgaaaaaataaagaaggtccaaaaaaaataaaataaaaaaattctgaaaaaatCTCAAGTGGCTAGCTGAAAAATACGAACTAATGAGAACCACTGCACTTCAAACCACTGCTTCCTctcatttttaattaatttttcttttttttaaataaaatatctaaatatactaaaaaaatacttCAAAAATTACACTATAAACCACCATCTACTCAAAAATATcaacaaataaatataatttattttttaaaatttgaataatttatttataaaaaatattcataaaaataaataaaaataaacataacttcttagaattaattatattttatgataaaatatataaaaaaaattattatataaaagtaTTAGAAAATATATGAGTTATATTTAAAAAGAGACCAACTTCACaaaacttttattattattgttgtttatttttatttgttttttatttttaaataattatattaaattatacacaaattctaaatttttttataaatgagtctttaaatttaatattaatctataaattatctaattaatttataaataatataatatttttaaatttataatatatagtaTAATTAATTTACGGATCTTAATCTAGTTACTATAATTCTATTAGTAAACCCTAACCAAAAACCAAAAATTCTATTTCTACCACCATACTTAAAAAAATACTCTTTCTATTCTGAAAAATCAATGATTTCATCTAAAACAAAAATTGATTGTCATTCCACATTTCATGATATGCCtattaaattaaactaaaccGAACTCTCTTACTAACTTAAtaacttttatattttcatCATAATCATGAAtcaatataacaataataattccCTTCATGCCACATTCATTGGTAAtgttaaataaaacaaaaacccAATAAATTATCCTTTATGGCCTTTGTATACATTTCAAAACATGAGTTCCTAAGCCCACAAATCAATGGCCCATTAGCCTAACACCTAATTATAAAACTTTCATGTATAATTATTCTCAATCGCAGAACCAATACTTTTCCTATTCCGCTGTGTCTCACAACCATTTCCACCCCACGTGTCGTTTTTTAGTATTGCCACACGAAGTCAGCATACTATGCTGAAAACATGTATAAGCACGGTAGAATTTTCCATTTTTTAAACGTTTATTTCTTGGGTTATTATCTTTTGTTTTGCTTTGGACAGGTCTTTATTCGTGTAATAAAAGTATATTGGGTTCAACGGGCCAAAGCCCGAAGGAAAGTCTACTTTGTTGAGCTATAAAAGGCccattttgattatttttacCTTGCTCCCCAGTTTTTATTTCTGAGATAACTTCATGGCTTTTTTGACTGATTTGGAGAGTTTTGGTAATATATTCTGATCATTTGctcttcatttttttatttctattttttttcactcataaaattacattaaaatagaaatataatattaaattttagcTATTTATTACTGATATTTGCagcttattttattttattcatgttatattttgatgaatatttttataatttttttacctATAGTTTTCAACCTAATATGGATCAAGTATCCTAACTCAAATACTTATTTCTCATACAAATTCTTTGAAAAATCAATATACAATATGGGTTTCTGCATTCCAAGTATTAGAAGGGCAGCAAAAACAATTTCCAAGGGGTTTGAAGTACCAAAAGGCTATCTTGCAGTCTATGTTGGAGACAACATGAGGCGGTTTGTGATTCTGATATCATACTTGAACCAACCtttatttcaagaattgttGAGTCAAGTTGACGAAGAACATGGATACAATCATCCAATGGGTGGTCTCACAATTCTGTGCAGTGAGGATGAGTTTCTAAGCATCGATTCTCGCTTCAATGAGATGTAGATCATGCTATTAGTATGTAGATAAATTAGTTGAGAGATATTTGTACAGAATTCTTTGTCTTATGGAGACTTTCCATTTTGCCATCATTCCTATGGAATTGTAGAAGTTTTTTTCTGAATGAGCAAGTAGTTATGAACTTATGGCATGATACTATTGCAACTTAAAACACTTGTTGCTATTGTTATATCTCAATTCTCTAATGAATTTAACTTGTTCAAATGATATACTGAACAAGTGAATATAGATCATCAGTCTAACAAAACTATAAGCAAGTGAACGGTTCTTAAAAAACTTGAGTTTCAAGGGAAAACTGAGAACTCAAGTTTAGAAATGCATCCTCACTGCATGGAATTGTGAGACCTCCATTTGGATTATCATAACTGAAATCTTCCTTGTTGTTTGAGTACATATACTGCATATAGTTACTCACGGCTTCCTTGAGAAATAATATTTGATAAGATGGGGGTCTACCATAATATGTACAAGGGATCACAAGAAATCACATGGTATTGATAGAAATCTTTATTAATGCACAAGTGAAACCTAATTCTTGCTCTTGCAATGTACTGTATATCTCTTCCATTAGTTGGTAACATCTCACATGTGTCTTAGGTGCTGATAATGAAATCAATAAATGATGATCAAGATTCAGGACCTTATCTATGGGTTTGTTAAACAAAGTATTTATATAAACTTCACCTTTCAAGGGCAACATAATGTGGAACTTCTCAAACTATGGGAAACATGATGCAACATTAGACTTAGTTTGCATAGATGCCTCTTAAGTCCATTTATCTATAGCTTTCAACTTCATAATAATTCATCTCACATATATATACTAGTTGGCTGTTACACCTTACGATTGAGTTGCGTGAACTAACATGTAGGAGGCTATGATCTAAAGCAGCATCACGTGATTTTATATGCATGACCCCATCTTTTAACCCCCTTCAACAATCATTTCTCTTACCTTCAGAAACAACACAACACAACTCCCTGGCAATCTGAAGGTCAATACTTGAACACGTTCTTCTTAAGCACTAGAGCTTTCCCTTGCTCTTTCCATTCCCTACATACACAAGAAAAATGGGGAAAGGCATCATTCTCAGCTAAGCAAGCAATTTCAAAATCCGTACAAGTCCCAAAGGGTTATCTTGCAGTGTATGTCGGAGATAATCAAAAGCATTATGTGATTCCCATTTCATATTTGAACCAAGCTTCATTCTAAGAGTTGAGTGAAGTTGAGGAAGAGTTTGGATATGATCATCTCATGGGAGGTGGATATGATCATCCCATGGGAGGTCTCACAATTCCTTGCAGTGAACATGTATTCCACGAACTCACATCTCCCTTGAGTTGAGATTGATGAAGAATCTCAAAATAAGACTTATTAACATAGATTAACATAGATTAGCATACAGAAGTAGAGTGACAAATTCAAATTCATTTGTAGTATGTataccaaaaacaaaaataccttcgaaaagaaaaaaggaaataaatCATGTTCCTTATTAATTTGAGACCAACCTGTAAAGTGGCAGTGACATTACTTGGGCAATATCCTGCCACCAAAATAACCAGGTCAGTAACCAATTCCTATTTGACAAATCCATAGAATCAATCAGTGCACTAACCTGATATCTTTCATGAAAAGCTGTTTGGAATTTTCCACCAAAACGGAGTACCTGCTCCTCATCCAAGTAGGTTATAGACaaagttaattttattttttccattTATATTTAAGCTGAAAAAAGGTCATAAAAcaggagaaaaaaaaaggaacctTTCAATATCTTCAACGATGGGAATTGGGCCATGGTTCCTCTTGTAAAAGAAATTTGAAGGAGTAACGTACGAGCATGTCAGTGCAGAGCGTGGTGGCTCCACATTGAAAGGTTCCTGtcaaaaggaaaaaatgaaaGCATGATAATCTCCAAaacttaaatgaaatatttagGAAACCACATGAGACCTGGGAATAATTAGGATAACTATAAGGCTTGCCTTGGAGTTAATTTTTAGACAAGGGTGACGAGGAGGCTCTTTAGAATAATCTGAAGGTGCGGTGAGCCTAGGcatttcttctctctctcttttgaAGTGTGAGGATAAGGGGTCAGTTTGAGATTGTCTAAAGAAGGAATTtggaaaggattggatgaaataAAGGggaaagagaagaaaggagtgGAACTGGAGTGAGGCTTTGAGAGAATTGGTAGTCTTAGGCCATACTCGCCCAGCGTACTGTCTCTTTCTGTCACATTGCACTTTGTGGTGTTTGAGCGCCCAAGGATAAAATCCAAATCCTAGCGTATGAATGCTAATAAAACATCCAAATCCATATGACAAGACACAATAATTAGGAAgagttataaatatttaaaaaggaGTCACAGTGGTCTATGGTCTATAACAAGTGAAATCATATCATGTTAAATATTTGGGTGTTCATAAGAAAATGGAAACAAAGGGAAAAAATGAGTTAGCTTAACTGGAATCAAAGGGAAAAAAGGACTGATTCAGTTCCCAGATACCTAAAATAACCAttctaaaataaatatgaacttAAAATTAGCATCAACTCACAGTTGAAGCTTACACTCCATATAAGAGTTCACAGGAGACGATATTCCAAAAATATTGCTTTTAACAACAGCTAAAGCATATATGATCAAGTAAGTTAAAATTCCTAGTCAACAGATTTCCCAATGAAACAATACAAATCAGAGTTTTACACATGTTCAAGGTATCTGTAGCTAAAATTTATAGAAACTTAACAGTAATTTTAAGTGCAACAATTACAATATGAGGCAGCACAAACAATAGTAGATGGAATCGTGAGAAAGGGCACCACCATGACAAACCTCGGGTGCTGCACAGGCTAGATAAAGATCTTCATTTGACTAATAAAGAAAGTTAGCTGGATTATGAAAGATGTATATAGGATGCGTTTGTTTTAGCTTTTTCTGACAAAAATTCAGTAATATATACACACTGAAAAAATCATTTTTGACATAATTGTATagattaaagaaaaaaatcaattaaccTTTTCTGGAAAAACTAAATAGAGTAGCTTCTAATAAACTAAATAGAGTAGcttctaattaaaattatttcCAGTTTCTGAAATCAAGTTGTCAAAGCAATTTTTTGAGAATCAGCAACAAACACACCCATAACTTTCCTTTTCCACAACTAAGTAATGCAACAAAGTCTGTGAAAATGTAATATTCTATCTTAACAtatcacctaactacttctaCAACTTCCAAATCACAGAAGAGAGAATAATACTGCAATAAATAATCCAAATACTGTAGTTTCTGCATAGAAAAATTTATCTGCTGCAATAAGTGAGTGAGAGAAGTCATAATCTAGAAGTTCAATTCCATTCTATATCTATAAGAGTTCAACGAATTCCACTGTATTGC is a window from the Arachis stenosperma cultivar V10309 chromosome 3, arast.V10309.gnm1.PFL2, whole genome shotgun sequence genome containing:
- the LOC130970632 gene encoding sulfite oxidase-like → MPRLTAPSDYSKEPPRHPCLKINSKEPFNVEPPRSALTCSYVTPSNFFYKRNHGPIPIVEDIERYSVLVENSKQLFMKDIRILPK